A section of the Burkholderiales bacterium genome encodes:
- the nuoI gene encoding NADH-quinone oxidoreductase subunit NuoI: MFRRFRDLFQTWFLVELGQGLFLTGRHLFARKVTVQFPEEKTPQSPRFRGLHALRRYPNGEERCIACKLCEAVCPALAITIESEQRADGTRRTTRYDIDLTKCIFCGFCEESCPVDSIVETRVLEYHGEKRGDLYYTKEMLLAVGDRLEAQIAADRAEDARYR, from the coding sequence ATGTTCCGCCGCTTCCGCGACCTCTTCCAGACCTGGTTCCTCGTCGAACTCGGGCAGGGCCTGTTCCTGACCGGGCGCCACCTGTTCGCGCGCAAGGTCACCGTGCAGTTCCCGGAGGAGAAGACGCCGCAGAGCCCGCGCTTCCGCGGCCTGCACGCGCTGCGCCGCTACCCGAACGGCGAGGAGCGCTGCATCGCCTGCAAGCTGTGCGAGGCGGTCTGCCCGGCGCTCGCGATCACCATCGAGTCGGAGCAGCGCGCCGACGGCACCCGGCGCACGACCCGCTACGACATCGACCTCACCAAGTGCATCTTCTGCGGCTTCTGCGAGGAGAGCTGCCCGGTCGACTCGATCGTCGAGACGCGCGTGCTCGAATACCACGGCGAGAAGCGCGGCGACCTCTATTACACGAAGGAGATGCTCCTCGCCGTGGGCGACCGCCTCGAAGCGCAGATCGCGGCGGATCGCGCCGAGGATGCGCGCTACCGATGA
- the nuoH gene encoding NADH-quinone oxidoreductase subunit NuoH — protein MIAPVRDFLGPAWLPLWTLAKIVALVVPLIIGVAYLTLAERKVIGYMQVRIGPNRVGPLGLLQPFADVFKLIFKEIVVPTGANRYLFFIAPMLAIGPAVAAWAVVPLTDTLVVADVNAGLLYVLAMTSMGVYGIILAGWASNSKYAFLGALRSAAQIVSYELAMGFALVAVLMCANSLNFREIVAGQEGGAAYWYVWPLLPMFVVYVVSGIAETNRHPFDMAEGESEIVAGFHVEYSGVAFAVFFLAEYMSMILIAVLASTLFLGGWLSPFPLLNEVRIAGFAPFGDGLLWLGAKASFILLIFLWVRATFPRYRYDQIMRLGWKVFIPLTLVWIVFIGTMMQTRYAPLFH, from the coding sequence CTGATCGCTCCGGTGCGCGACTTCCTCGGGCCCGCCTGGCTCCCGCTGTGGACGCTCGCGAAGATCGTCGCGCTGGTGGTGCCGCTCATCATCGGCGTCGCGTACCTGACGCTGGCCGAGCGCAAGGTGATCGGCTACATGCAGGTGCGCATCGGGCCGAATCGCGTCGGGCCGCTGGGGCTGCTGCAGCCGTTCGCCGACGTGTTCAAGCTGATCTTCAAGGAGATCGTCGTCCCGACCGGGGCGAACCGCTACCTGTTCTTCATCGCGCCGATGCTCGCGATCGGGCCCGCCGTGGCCGCCTGGGCCGTGGTGCCGCTCACCGACACGCTGGTCGTGGCGGACGTCAACGCCGGGCTCCTCTACGTGCTCGCGATGACGTCGATGGGCGTCTACGGGATCATCCTCGCGGGCTGGGCCTCGAACTCGAAGTACGCGTTCCTCGGCGCGTTGCGCTCGGCCGCGCAGATCGTGAGCTACGAACTCGCCATGGGCTTCGCGCTCGTCGCGGTGCTGATGTGCGCGAACAGCCTCAACTTCCGCGAGATCGTCGCGGGGCAGGAGGGCGGCGCCGCCTACTGGTACGTGTGGCCGCTCCTGCCGATGTTCGTCGTCTACGTCGTCTCCGGCATCGCCGAGACCAACCGCCATCCGTTCGACATGGCCGAGGGCGAGAGCGAGATCGTGGCCGGCTTCCACGTCGAGTACTCGGGCGTCGCCTTCGCGGTGTTCTTCCTGGCCGAGTACATGAGCATGATCCTGATCGCCGTGCTCGCCTCGACGCTGTTCCTCGGCGGCTGGCTGTCGCCGTTTCCGCTCCTGAACGAGGTCCGCATCGCCGGATTCGCGCCGTTCGGCGACGGCCTCCTGTGGCTCGGCGCCAAGGCGAGCTTCATCCTGCTGATCTTCCTGTGGGTGCGCGCGACGTTCCCGCGCTACCGCTACGACCAGATCATGCGGCTCGGCTGGAAGGTGTTCATCCCGCTGACCCTCGTGTGGATCGTGTTCATCGGCACGATGATGCAGACCCGCTACGCGCCGCTGTTCCACTGA
- a CDS encoding NADH-quinone oxidoreductase subunit G, with protein sequence MLNLEIDGKPVAVPHGSTVMDAAVKLGVYVPHFCWHKKLSIAANCRMCLVQVEKAPKPLPACATPATEGMKVQTHSELAVSAQKGVMEFLLINHPLDCPICDQGGECQLQDLAVGYGKSASRYGEPKRVVFHKNLGPLVSAEEMTRCIHCTRCIRFGQEIAGVMELGMMGRGEHSEIVTFVGKTVDSELSGNVIDLCPVGALTSKPFRYTARNWELARRKSVSPHDSLGSNLVVQVKGDRVMRVLPLDNEAVNECWISDKDRYSYEALSSPERLAVPRIKENGEWRDTDWATALDAVVRGLGDAVAKHGGPSIGLVASPHATFEELALAARLMRGLGSGNVDHRLRQADFSDDRALAGIPWLGMPIAELPSNDRVLVVGSFLRKDHPLIAQRLRQAAKRGTQVSSLHSVGADWLMSVAHQAIVAPSLLPAELAGIVVAAARRAGKPVPAVLAGVEPSAAADAIAQSLVSGTKRAILLGNAAVQHPQAAQIRALAQALSDCVGATLGTLVEAANAVGASLAGAEPEAGSLDAWRMFAEPRRAYVVLHAEPEFDCANPPAARAALEAADFVVVMSPFAHGERYADVMLPIAPFTETAGSFVNCEGRVQSFNGVVKPFGEARPAWKVLRVLGTSLGLAGFGFDSIEDVRAEVVPSAEAIARRLSNATSTAIAAPAVQPAALERIADVPIYFADPLVRRAQSLQMTADAKPPRARMHRTLLDKLGIADGAQVRIRQGRGEAVVAAVADASVPPGVVRLAAAHASTCGLEGLSGSIEMERI encoded by the coding sequence ATGCTGAACCTCGAGATCGACGGCAAGCCGGTCGCCGTGCCGCACGGCAGCACCGTCATGGACGCGGCCGTCAAGCTCGGTGTCTACGTGCCGCATTTCTGCTGGCACAAGAAGCTCTCGATCGCGGCGAACTGCCGGATGTGCCTCGTGCAGGTCGAGAAGGCGCCGAAGCCGCTGCCGGCCTGCGCGACGCCCGCGACCGAGGGGATGAAGGTCCAGACCCATTCGGAACTCGCCGTCTCGGCCCAGAAGGGCGTGATGGAGTTCCTGCTCATCAACCACCCGCTCGATTGCCCGATCTGCGACCAGGGCGGCGAGTGCCAGTTGCAGGACCTCGCGGTCGGCTACGGCAAGTCGGCGTCGCGCTACGGCGAACCCAAGCGCGTCGTGTTCCACAAGAACCTGGGTCCGCTGGTGTCGGCCGAGGAAATGACCCGCTGCATCCACTGCACGCGCTGCATCCGCTTCGGCCAGGAGATCGCCGGGGTGATGGAACTCGGCATGATGGGCCGGGGCGAGCACTCCGAGATCGTCACCTTCGTCGGCAAGACGGTGGATTCCGAACTGTCCGGCAACGTGATCGACCTCTGCCCGGTCGGCGCGCTCACCAGCAAGCCGTTCCGCTACACCGCGCGCAACTGGGAGCTCGCGCGCCGCAAGTCGGTGTCGCCGCACGATTCCCTGGGGTCGAACCTCGTGGTCCAGGTGAAGGGCGACCGGGTGATGCGCGTGCTGCCGCTCGACAACGAGGCGGTGAACGAGTGCTGGATCTCCGACAAGGACCGCTACAGCTACGAGGCGTTGTCCTCGCCCGAGCGCCTCGCCGTGCCGCGGATCAAGGAGAACGGCGAGTGGCGCGACACCGATTGGGCCACCGCGCTCGACGCGGTCGTCCGTGGCCTCGGGGACGCGGTCGCGAAGCACGGCGGCCCGTCGATCGGATTGGTCGCCTCGCCGCACGCGACCTTCGAGGAACTCGCGCTCGCCGCGCGGCTCATGCGCGGGCTCGGCAGCGGCAACGTCGACCATCGGCTCCGCCAGGCCGACTTCTCGGACGACCGCGCGCTCGCGGGGATCCCCTGGCTCGGCATGCCGATCGCCGAACTCCCGTCGAACGATCGCGTGCTCGTCGTCGGCAGCTTCCTGCGCAAGGACCACCCGCTGATCGCGCAGCGTCTGCGCCAGGCGGCGAAGCGCGGCACGCAGGTCTCGTCGCTCCATTCGGTCGGTGCCGACTGGCTGATGAGCGTCGCGCACCAGGCGATCGTGGCGCCTTCGCTCCTCCCCGCGGAACTCGCCGGCATCGTCGTCGCGGCCGCGCGCCGCGCGGGCAAGCCGGTCCCGGCTGTGCTCGCGGGCGTCGAACCGTCGGCCGCGGCCGATGCGATCGCCCAGTCGCTCGTGTCCGGGACGAAGCGTGCGATCCTCCTCGGCAACGCCGCGGTCCAGCATCCGCAGGCCGCGCAGATCCGGGCGCTCGCCCAGGCGCTGTCCGACTGCGTCGGCGCCACGCTCGGCACCCTGGTCGAGGCGGCGAACGCGGTCGGCGCCTCGCTCGCCGGCGCCGAGCCGGAGGCGGGCTCGCTCGACGCGTGGCGCATGTTCGCGGAGCCCCGGCGCGCGTACGTCGTGCTGCATGCCGAGCCGGAGTTCGACTGCGCGAATCCGCCCGCCGCGCGCGCCGCGCTCGAGGCGGCGGACTTCGTCGTGGTGATGAGTCCGTTCGCGCACGGCGAGCGCTACGCCGACGTGATGCTGCCGATCGCGCCGTTCACCGAGACCGCGGGCAGCTTCGTCAACTGCGAGGGTCGCGTCCAGTCGTTCAACGGCGTCGTGAAGCCGTTCGGCGAGGCGCGTCCGGCCTGGAAGGTGCTGCGCGTGCTCGGCACCTCGCTCGGCCTCGCGGGCTTCGGGTTCGATTCGATCGAGGACGTGCGCGCGGAGGTCGTGCCGTCCGCCGAGGCCATCGCGAGACGCCTCTCGAACGCGACGTCCACCGCGATCGCGGCGCCCGCCGTGCAGCCCGCTGCGCTCGAGCGCATCGCGGATGTCCCGATCTATTTCGCCGACCCGCTGGTGCGCCGCGCGCAGTCGTTGCAGATGACCGCCGACGCGAAGCCCCCGCGCGCGCGCATGCACCGCACGCTGCTCGACAAGCTCGGCATCGCCGACGGCGCGCAGGTGCGCATCCGCCAGGGTCGGGGCGAGGCGGTGGTCGCCGCCGTCGCCGACGCCTCGGTGCCGCCGGGCGTCGTGAGGCTCGCCGCCGCGCACGCATCGACCTGCGGTCTCGAGGGCCTGTCCGGATCGATCGAGATGGAGCGCATCTGA
- the nuoF gene encoding NADH-quinone oxidoreductase subunit NuoF — MNAPREFLDYGPDAVLMAGLDGRNWRLDDYVKRGGYEALRKILAEKTPPATVIAEVKKSALRGRGGAGFPTGLKWSFMPQQFAGDKYVVCNSDEGEPGTFKDRDILRYNPHALIEGMIIAGYAMGCARGYNYVHGEIWDVYERCEEAVDEARAAGFLGKDILGSGFSFELFNHHGFGAYICGEETALLESIEGKKGQPRFKPPFPASFGLYGKPTTINNTETFASVPWILRHGGEWFLNLGKPNNGGTKIFSVSGDVARPGNFEVKLGTPFPDLLAMAGGVRGGRRLKAVIPGGSSAPVLPADVMMATTMDYDAIAKAGSMLGSGAVIVMDETRCMVKSLMRLSYFYFEESCGQCTPCREGTGWLWRVVRRIENGEGRQEDLDLLNSVSDNIMGRTICALGDAAAMPVKSFTRHFRAEFQHHIDHKCCLVPPYL, encoded by the coding sequence ATGAACGCCCCGCGCGAGTTCCTCGACTACGGCCCCGACGCGGTGCTGATGGCGGGACTCGACGGCCGCAACTGGCGGCTCGACGACTACGTGAAGCGCGGCGGCTACGAGGCGCTGCGGAAGATCCTCGCGGAGAAGACGCCGCCCGCCACCGTGATCGCGGAGGTGAAGAAGAGCGCGCTGCGCGGGCGCGGCGGCGCGGGCTTCCCGACCGGCCTCAAGTGGAGCTTCATGCCGCAGCAGTTCGCCGGCGACAAGTACGTGGTCTGCAATTCGGACGAGGGCGAACCGGGCACGTTCAAGGACCGCGACATCCTGCGCTACAACCCGCACGCGCTGATCGAGGGCATGATCATCGCGGGCTACGCGATGGGCTGCGCGCGCGGCTACAACTACGTCCACGGCGAGATCTGGGACGTCTACGAGCGCTGCGAGGAGGCGGTCGACGAGGCGCGCGCGGCCGGCTTCCTCGGCAAGGACATTCTCGGCAGCGGCTTCTCGTTCGAGCTCTTCAATCACCACGGTTTCGGCGCCTACATCTGCGGCGAGGAGACGGCGCTGCTCGAGTCGATCGAGGGCAAGAAGGGCCAGCCGCGCTTCAAGCCGCCGTTCCCGGCGAGCTTCGGCCTCTACGGCAAGCCGACGACGATCAACAACACCGAGACCTTCGCGTCGGTGCCGTGGATCCTGCGCCACGGCGGCGAGTGGTTCCTGAACCTCGGCAAGCCGAACAACGGCGGCACGAAGATCTTCTCGGTGTCCGGCGATGTCGCGCGTCCGGGCAACTTCGAGGTGAAGCTCGGCACGCCGTTCCCCGACCTCCTCGCGATGGCGGGCGGGGTGCGCGGCGGCCGCAGGCTCAAGGCGGTCATCCCCGGCGGATCGTCGGCGCCGGTGCTGCCGGCCGACGTCATGATGGCGACGACGATGGACTACGACGCGATCGCGAAGGCCGGCTCGATGCTGGGCTCGGGCGCCGTGATCGTGATGGACGAGACGCGCTGCATGGTCAAGTCCCTGATGCGCCTCTCGTACTTCTACTTCGAGGAATCCTGCGGCCAGTGCACGCCCTGCCGCGAGGGCACCGGCTGGCTGTGGCGGGTGGTCCGGCGCATCGAGAACGGCGAGGGCCGCCAGGAGGACCTGGATCTGCTGAACTCGGTGTCCGACAACATCATGGGCCGCACGATCTGCGCGCTGGGCGACGCGGCGGCGATGCCGGTGAAGAGTTTCACCCGGCACTTCCGCGCCGAGTTCCAGCACCACATCGACCACAAGTGCTGTCTCGTGCCGCCCTATCTGTGA
- the nuoE gene encoding NADH-quinone oxidoreductase subunit NuoE — translation MKPLSDESRARIDREVAKYPAGQQQSAVMSALAIAQRERGWLSNEAMDEIASILGMPPIAVYEVATFYTMYDLKPTGRFKLTICTNLPCALSGATAAAEHLKAKLGVDFGETTPDGCFTLKEGECMGACGDAPVMLVNDHRMESWMSGAKLDALVDELTAAAARGEGRPDTKGER, via the coding sequence ATGAAGCCCCTGTCCGACGAGTCGCGCGCGCGCATCGACCGCGAGGTCGCCAAGTACCCGGCCGGCCAGCAGCAGTCGGCGGTGATGTCGGCGCTCGCGATCGCGCAGCGGGAGCGGGGCTGGCTGTCGAACGAGGCGATGGACGAGATCGCCTCGATTCTCGGGATGCCGCCGATCGCGGTCTACGAGGTCGCGACGTTCTACACGATGTACGACCTGAAACCGACCGGCCGTTTCAAGCTGACGATCTGCACCAACCTGCCCTGCGCGCTCTCCGGCGCGACGGCGGCGGCCGAGCACCTGAAGGCGAAGCTCGGCGTCGACTTCGGCGAGACGACCCCCGACGGCTGCTTCACGCTGAAGGAGGGCGAGTGCATGGGCGCCTGCGGCGACGCGCCGGTGATGCTCGTCAACGACCACCGGATGGAGAGCTGGATGAGCGGGGCGAAGCTCGACGCGCTCGTCGACGAACTCACGGCCGCCGCCGCCCGCGGCGAGGGCCGGCCGGATACGAAGGGCGAGCGATGA
- a CDS encoding NADH-quinone oxidoreductase subunit D: MAEIRNYTMNFGPQHPAAHGVLRLVLELDGEVIERADPHIGLLHRATEKLAEHKTWIQSLPYMDRLDYVSMMCNEHAYCLAIERLLGIEVPIRAQYIRVMFDEITRILNHLLWLGCHSLDCGGMTTFLYCFREREDLFDMYEAVSGARMHAAYYRPGGVYRDLPDRMPQYRAQHTRNARALCEMNANRQGSLLDFIEDFTKRFPGYVDDYETLLTDNRIWKQRTVGIGVVSPERAMALGFSGAMLRGSGIPWDLRRKQPYEVYDKMAFDVPVGVNGDTYDRYLVRVEEMRQSNRIVAQCVEWLRANPGPVITGDHKVAPPSREAMKTGMEDLIHHFKLFTEGIHVPPGEVYAAIEHPKGEFGVYAISDGANKPYRLKLRAPDYAHLAALDEMSRGHMIADVVAIIGTQDVVFGSIDR, translated from the coding sequence ATGGCCGAGATCCGCAACTACACGATGAACTTCGGGCCGCAGCATCCGGCGGCCCACGGCGTGCTGCGCCTGGTGCTCGAACTCGACGGCGAGGTGATCGAGCGCGCCGACCCGCACATCGGCCTTTTGCACCGCGCGACCGAAAAGCTCGCCGAGCACAAGACCTGGATCCAGTCGCTGCCCTACATGGACCGGCTGGACTACGTGTCGATGATGTGCAACGAGCACGCCTACTGCCTCGCGATCGAGCGCCTGCTCGGGATCGAGGTGCCGATCCGCGCGCAGTACATCCGCGTGATGTTCGACGAGATCACGCGCATCCTGAACCACCTGCTGTGGCTCGGCTGCCACTCGCTCGACTGCGGCGGCATGACGACGTTCCTCTACTGCTTCCGCGAGCGCGAGGACCTGTTCGACATGTACGAAGCGGTGTCCGGCGCGCGGATGCACGCCGCCTACTACCGGCCGGGAGGCGTCTACCGCGACCTGCCGGACCGGATGCCGCAGTACCGCGCGCAGCACACGCGCAACGCCCGCGCGCTCTGCGAGATGAACGCCAACCGCCAGGGCTCGCTCCTCGACTTCATCGAGGACTTCACGAAGCGGTTCCCCGGATACGTGGACGACTACGAGACGCTCCTCACCGACAACCGCATCTGGAAGCAGCGAACCGTCGGCATCGGGGTGGTCTCGCCGGAGCGCGCGATGGCGCTGGGCTTCTCCGGCGCGATGCTGCGCGGATCGGGCATTCCCTGGGACCTCCGCAGGAAGCAACCCTACGAGGTCTACGACAAGATGGCGTTCGACGTCCCGGTCGGCGTGAACGGCGACACCTACGACCGCTACCTGGTCCGGGTCGAGGAGATGCGCCAGTCGAACCGGATCGTGGCCCAGTGCGTCGAGTGGCTCCGCGCGAACCCCGGCCCGGTCATCACCGGCGACCACAAGGTGGCTCCGCCGTCGCGCGAGGCGATGAAGACCGGCATGGAGGACCTGATCCACCACTTCAAGCTCTTCACCGAGGGCATTCACGTGCCGCCGGGCGAGGTGTACGCCGCGATCGAGCATCCGAAGGGCGAGTTCGGCGTCTATGCGATCTCGGACGGCGCGAACAAGCCCTACCGGCTCAAGCTGCGCGCGCCCGACTACGCCCACCTCGCGGCGCTCGACGAAATGTCCCGCGGGCACATGATCGCGGACGTCGTCGCGATCATCGGCACGCAGGACGTCGTGTTCGGGTCGATCGACCGATGA
- a CDS encoding NADH-quinone oxidoreductase subunit C, whose translation MADAPASPDAAAAVPAPDVPVDPWRAAFGEAIVSVVDALGETTLVVRHDRLVATMRALRDTPAHRFEVLVDVCGVDYSAIADARRDGPRFAAVYHLLSLANNRRLRVRAFAPDDDFPVLPSMIELWPSANWFEREAFDLYGIVFTGHPDLRRILTDYGFVGHPFRKDFPLSGHVEMRFDPEQGRVVYQPVTIEPREVTPRIVREPNYAGHEPGKA comes from the coding sequence ATGGCCGACGCTCCCGCTTCCCCGGACGCCGCCGCGGCCGTGCCGGCGCCCGACGTCCCGGTCGATCCCTGGCGCGCGGCGTTCGGCGAGGCGATCGTCTCGGTCGTCGACGCGCTGGGCGAGACCACGCTCGTCGTCCGCCACGACCGCCTGGTCGCGACGATGCGCGCGCTGCGCGACACGCCGGCCCACCGGTTCGAGGTCCTCGTCGACGTGTGCGGCGTCGACTACTCGGCGATCGCCGACGCGCGGCGCGACGGCCCGCGCTTCGCGGCGGTCTACCACCTGCTGTCGCTCGCGAACAACCGGCGGCTCCGCGTGCGCGCGTTCGCGCCCGACGACGACTTCCCGGTGCTGCCGTCGATGATCGAGCTGTGGCCGTCGGCGAACTGGTTCGAACGCGAGGCGTTCGACCTCTACGGCATCGTGTTCACCGGTCACCCGGACCTGCGCCGCATCCTCACCGACTACGGCTTCGTCGGCCATCCGTTCCGCAAGGACTTCCCGCTGTCCGGCCACGTCGAGATGCGCTTCGACCCGGAGCAGGGCCGCGTCGTCTACCAGCCGGTCACCATCGAGCCGCGCGAGGTCACGCCGCGGATCGTGCGCGAGCCCAACTACGCCGGCCACGAGCCCGGCAAAGCCTGA
- a CDS encoding NADH-quinone oxidoreductase subunit B has product MAIEGVLEKGFVTTTLDSVINWARNGSMWPMTFGLACCAVEMMHAGAARYDLDRFGVVFRPSPRQSDVMLVAGTLCNKMAPALRKVYEQMPEPRWVISMGSCANGGGYYHYSYSVVRGCDRIVPVDIYVPGCPPTAEALLYGILQLQNKIWRTNTIAR; this is encoded by the coding sequence ATGGCGATCGAAGGCGTCCTCGAGAAGGGCTTCGTCACGACCACGCTCGACAGCGTGATCAACTGGGCCCGCAACGGCTCGATGTGGCCGATGACCTTCGGGCTCGCGTGCTGCGCGGTCGAGATGATGCACGCGGGCGCGGCGCGCTACGACCTCGACCGCTTCGGCGTCGTGTTCCGGCCGTCGCCGCGCCAGTCCGACGTGATGCTCGTCGCCGGCACGCTCTGCAACAAGATGGCGCCGGCGCTGCGCAAGGTCTACGAGCAGATGCCCGAGCCGCGCTGGGTGATCTCGATGGGCTCCTGCGCGAACGGCGGCGGCTACTACCACTATTCGTACTCGGTCGTGCGCGGCTGCGACCGCATCGTGCCGGTCGACATCTACGTGCCCGGCTGCCCGCCGACCGCCGAGGCGCTGCTCTACGGCATCCTGCAGCTCCAGAACAAGATCTGGCGCACCAACACGATCGCGCGCTGA
- a CDS encoding NADH-quinone oxidoreductase subunit A, with translation MLENYFPVLMFIAVGIVLGAVLLTVGSVLSPNKPDAKKLSPYECGFEAFEDARMKFDVRFYLVAILFILFDLEIAFLFPWAVVLPELGFFGYAAMMVFLAILVVGFIYEWKKGALEWD, from the coding sequence ATGCTCGAGAACTACTTTCCGGTCCTGATGTTCATCGCCGTCGGCATCGTGCTCGGCGCGGTGCTCCTCACGGTGGGCAGCGTCCTGTCGCCGAACAAGCCCGACGCGAAGAAGCTCTCGCCCTACGAGTGCGGCTTCGAGGCCTTCGAGGACGCGCGCATGAAGTTCGACGTGCGCTTCTACCTGGTCGCGATCCTGTTCATCCTGTTCGACCTCGAGATCGCGTTCCTCTTCCCCTGGGCGGTGGTGCTGCCGGAACTCGGCTTCTTCGGGTACGCCGCGATGATGGTCTTCCTCGCGATCCTCGTGGTCGGCTTCATCTACGAGTGGAAGAAGGGCGCACTCGAATGGGACTGA
- the secG gene encoding preprotein translocase subunit SecG, with amino-acid sequence MDFLEGFLLMVHVGVAVAICGFVLLQHGKGADMGAAFGSGSSGSLFGASGSANFLSHTTAVLAAVFFLTSIGLTWYVASHSQRGGSLMERSVLDKGAPATGAPTGSPAPGAATPPAGSTTPAAGSAAASGAAAPAGSAAPSAPAAPGSKAGEVPK; translated from the coding sequence ATGGATTTCCTCGAAGGCTTCCTGCTGATGGTCCACGTCGGCGTGGCGGTCGCGATCTGCGGATTCGTGCTGCTGCAGCACGGCAAGGGTGCGGACATGGGTGCCGCGTTCGGCAGCGGGTCGTCCGGCAGCCTGTTCGGCGCGTCGGGCTCCGCGAACTTCCTGTCGCACACCACGGCGGTCCTGGCCGCGGTGTTCTTCCTGACCAGCATCGGACTCACCTGGTACGTGGCCTCGCACAGCCAGCGCGGCGGCAGCCTGATGGAGCGCAGCGTGCTCGACAAGGGTGCGCCGGCGACCGGTGCGCCCACGGGCTCCCCGGCGCCCGGTGCGGCGACGCCGCCGGCGGGAAGCACGACACCTGCGGCCGGTTCCGCCGCAGCTTCGGGGGCCGCGGCGCCAGCCGGATCCGCGGCTCCGTCCGCGCCCGCAGCGCCCGGTTCGAAGGCGGGGGAGGTCCCGAAATAG
- a CDS encoding triose-phosphate isomerase yields the protein MRGTLTVGNWKMHGGLEENAVRYATLRGFRADGGRTLAVCVPFPYLAQAREALAGSSVGYGAQDVSQHASGAYTGEVSGAMLAEFGARYAIVGHSERRRYHGERDEEVGAKARAALAAGVTPIVCVGETLEERDAGATGAVVERQLGAVVRAVGTEVGRVVVAYEPVWAIGTGRTASPEEAQQVHAALRAQLAAAGSKDVPVLYGGSVKASNAASLFAMPDVDGGLVGGASLDANELLAIAGS from the coding sequence ATGCGCGGCACGCTGACCGTCGGCAACTGGAAGATGCACGGCGGACTCGAAGAGAACGCCGTGCGGTACGCAACGTTGCGGGGATTCCGGGCGGACGGCGGGCGCACCCTGGCGGTGTGCGTGCCGTTTCCGTATCTCGCGCAGGCGCGCGAGGCGCTCGCGGGCAGCTCGGTGGGCTACGGGGCGCAGGACGTGAGCCAGCACGCGTCGGGAGCGTACACCGGCGAGGTGTCGGGCGCGATGCTCGCGGAGTTCGGGGCGCGCTACGCGATCGTCGGCCACTCGGAACGGCGCCGCTACCACGGCGAGCGGGACGAGGAGGTCGGCGCCAAGGCCCGCGCGGCCCTGGCGGCGGGCGTCACGCCGATCGTGTGCGTCGGCGAGACGCTCGAGGAACGCGATGCCGGTGCGACCGGCGCGGTGGTGGAAAGGCAGCTGGGCGCGGTGGTCCGCGCCGTGGGAACGGAGGTCGGCCGCGTCGTCGTGGCCTACGAGCCGGTCTGGGCGATCGGCACCGGGCGCACGGCGAGCCCGGAAGAGGCCCAGCAGGTGCACGCGGCGTTGCGGGCGCAACTCGCCGCGGCGGGCTCGAAGGACGTGCCGGTGCTCTACGGCGGGAGCGTGAAGGCCTCCAACGCGGCATCGCTCTTCGCGATGCCGGACGTGGACGGCGGGCTGGTGGGTGGCGCGTCGCTGGACGCGAACGAATTGCTGGCGATCGCGGGATCGTGA